Proteins from one Bacteroides zhangwenhongii genomic window:
- a CDS encoding TIGR02757 family protein: MTEDIKNKLLMCAEIYHCAGFIESDPVQFPHRYTLKQDIEISGLLTAIMSFGNRKQIRKKAEELHGLMGDSPYRYVLSCRWKDDFPAGVKNSFYRMLSYDDFYGYFQRLYTAYSCFDSLEEALNVYTGIPMEKLCAFLEVSAKSPQKKLNMFLRWMIRRDSEVDFGIWDSFDQKDLIVPLDTHVCRVAHYLNLTDSETFSLKNARQITVALAEVFPDDPCLGDFALFGLGVNGEISISR; the protein is encoded by the coding sequence ATGACTGAAGATATAAAGAACAAGCTATTGATGTGTGCGGAAATTTATCATTGTGCCGGTTTTATAGAAAGTGATCCGGTGCAGTTCCCTCATCGTTACACACTGAAACAGGACATTGAAATTAGCGGTCTGCTGACGGCGATAATGAGTTTTGGTAATCGTAAGCAGATACGGAAGAAAGCAGAGGAGCTACATGGATTAATGGGGGATTCGCCTTACCGATATGTATTATCATGCCGTTGGAAGGACGATTTCCCTGCGGGAGTGAAGAATAGTTTTTATCGAATGCTGTCATATGATGATTTTTATGGATATTTTCAGCGTTTGTATACAGCTTACTCCTGTTTTGACAGTTTAGAGGAAGCTTTAAATGTGTATACCGGAATACCGATGGAAAAGTTATGTGCTTTTCTTGAGGTTTCTGCAAAAAGTCCACAGAAAAAACTGAATATGTTTTTGCGTTGGATGATTCGTCGGGATTCGGAAGTCGATTTTGGAATCTGGGATAGTTTCGACCAAAAAGATCTGATCGTTCCTTTAGATACACATGTTTGCCGGGTAGCTCATTATTTAAATTTGACGGATTCGGAAACTTTCTCTTTGAAGAATGCCCGTCAGATTACTGTTGCTTTGGCAGAGGTATTTCCTGATGATCCTTGTTTGGGGGATTTTGCATTGTTTGGGTTAGGAGTAAATGGGGAAATATCAATCAGTCGGTAA
- a CDS encoding winged helix-turn-helix domain-containing protein encodes MDKTIVGNNAGKVWYALKEIGEISIPELARRLNLSVESTALAAGWLARENKICIQRKNGLIALSDESAFPFSFG; translated from the coding sequence ATGGATAAAACAATTGTAGGGAACAATGCCGGAAAGGTCTGGTATGCCCTGAAAGAAATTGGTGAAATTTCAATACCTGAATTGGCGAGAAGATTAAACCTAAGCGTAGAAAGTACAGCATTGGCCGCCGGTTGGTTGGCACGAGAGAACAAAATTTGTATCCAACGGAAAAATGGATTAATTGCTTTATCTGATGAGAGCGCTTTTCCCTTCAGCTTTGGATAA
- a CDS encoding AraC family transcriptional regulator produces the protein MQQKKTTKEEYQKCVNVVVEYIIQHLGEDIDLKSLARISNFSPFYFHRIMKAFLGEPIGTFIVRTRTEAAARLLRYSDIPIADIAYRIGYASPSSLSKVFKQFYGISPLEYRNNKNFVIMKPAIIRPDLELKKEIRNVSERNVIYIRLTGDYKLNDYGGTWGRLFQFIKEQKLPMGDFSPLCIYHDDPKVTPAEKLRTDVCMVMPVKVAPKSDVGFKVIPAGRYAIFLYKGPYDNLQAVYDTIYGKYLPEMECTIRDEASAERYLNNPCDTPPEELLTEIYIPVE, from the coding sequence ATGCAACAGAAAAAAACAACGAAAGAGGAATATCAAAAGTGCGTAAATGTTGTAGTGGAATACATCATCCAACATTTAGGAGAAGATATTGATTTAAAATCTCTGGCCAGAATTTCAAACTTTTCTCCTTTTTACTTTCACCGGATCATGAAAGCTTTTCTCGGTGAACCGATTGGTACGTTTATTGTCCGGACGCGGACAGAAGCTGCCGCACGCCTACTCCGCTACTCGGATATTCCGATTGCTGACATCGCCTACCGGATTGGTTACGCATCCCCTTCTTCATTATCGAAAGTGTTCAAGCAATTTTATGGCATTTCACCTTTAGAATATAGAAACAATAAAAACTTTGTAATTATGAAACCAGCGATTATCAGGCCAGACCTGGAACTAAAAAAAGAGATCAGAAATGTCTCCGAACGGAATGTGATTTATATCCGCCTTACAGGCGACTACAAACTGAATGATTATGGTGGCACTTGGGGCCGTTTATTCCAATTCATCAAAGAACAAAAACTGCCGATGGGAGATTTCAGCCCGCTTTGCATCTACCACGATGATCCGAAAGTGACGCCAGCCGAGAAACTGCGTACAGATGTATGCATGGTAATGCCTGTAAAGGTTGCCCCCAAAAGTGATGTGGGATTCAAGGTTATCCCAGCCGGACGTTATGCTATTTTCCTTTATAAAGGCCCGTATGACAATCTGCAAGCTGTGTACGATACGATTTACGGAAAGTATCTGCCCGAAATGGAATGTACGATACGTGATGAAGCCAGTGCTGAACGCTATCTGAACAATCCATGTGACACTCCCCCCGAAGAGTTGTTGACGGAGATCTATATTCCGGTAGAATAA
- a CDS encoding VOC family protein — MKKLIAFFEIPATDFRRAVDFYETVLGVQLPTFECETEKMACFTEEGETVGAISYASNFDFLPSTHGVLIHFNCEDIEQTLEKVLLKGGKVVIPKTKIEADDKGWFAVFTDSEGNRIGVYAEK, encoded by the coding sequence ATGAAAAAATTAATTGCATTTTTTGAGATTCCTGCTACCGATTTCCGTCGGGCTGTCGATTTTTACGAAACCGTGTTGGGTGTGCAACTTCCGACTTTTGAATGTGAAACAGAGAAAATGGCTTGTTTTACGGAAGAAGGTGAAACCGTCGGTGCTATTTCTTATGCTTCAAATTTCGACTTTCTTCCTTCAACGCATGGCGTACTTATCCATTTCAACTGTGAGGATATTGAACAAACGTTGGAAAAAGTGCTTCTGAAAGGAGGGAAAGTTGTCATTCCCAAAACAAAGATTGAGGCAGACGATAAAGGATGGTTTGCCGTATTCACGGATAGTGAAGGAAACAGGATTGGCGTCTATGCTGAAAAATAA
- a CDS encoding AraC family transcriptional regulator, with protein sequence MQSFQLIKPCFALAPYIRHYWILQDDSIAPVSERTLPIGCMQLVFHKGKQLLLLGESELQPQSFISGQSVGFSDVMSTGRIEMITVVFQPYAVKALFHIPSHLFRGQTVDTDAMEDVELSDLVKQVTDASDNAVCIRLIEQFFLRRLYTLPEYNLKRMSAVFHEINLRPQINISHLSETACLSSKQFGRIFADYVGTTPKEFIRIIRMQRALSMLQQDATIPFVQVAYECGFSDQSHMIKEFKLFSGYTPAEYLSVCAPYSDYFSEL encoded by the coding sequence ATGCAATCATTTCAACTGATAAAACCCTGTTTTGCACTGGCTCCCTATATACGGCATTATTGGATATTGCAAGACGACTCAATAGCTCCTGTCTCCGAACGGACTCTGCCTATTGGCTGCATGCAACTGGTATTCCATAAAGGGAAACAACTTCTTTTGTTGGGTGAGTCGGAGCTGCAACCCCAATCCTTTATTTCCGGACAATCGGTCGGTTTCTCGGATGTGATGTCTACAGGCAGGATAGAGATGATTACTGTTGTTTTTCAACCTTATGCGGTAAAAGCATTGTTTCATATACCCAGTCATTTGTTCCGTGGGCAGACTGTAGATACCGATGCGATGGAAGATGTAGAACTGTCGGATTTAGTGAAACAGGTCACGGATGCTTCTGATAATGCAGTTTGTATTCGGTTGATAGAGCAGTTTTTTCTTCGTCGTTTATACACTCTTCCCGAGTATAATCTCAAGCGGATGTCTGCTGTCTTTCATGAAATAAACCTCCGGCCGCAAATCAATATTTCTCATTTGTCGGAAACAGCCTGTTTGAGCAGTAAGCAGTTTGGGCGTATCTTCGCCGATTATGTCGGCACTACTCCCAAGGAATTTATTCGTATTATCCGTATGCAACGGGCGTTATCCATGCTGCAACAGGATGCTACGATTCCTTTTGTACAAGTGGCTTATGAATGTGGCTTTTCCGATCAGTCTCACATGATAAAGGAATTCAAACTCTTTTCCGGTTATACCCCTGCGGAGTATCTTTCTGTATGCGCCCCTTATTCCGATTATTTCTCAGAACTCTAA
- a CDS encoding DUF6845 domain-containing protein yields the protein MKKNILLFGALIGAFLMVSCSGGNKKQAASSVTPEELDNASKVINYYHTSLIVLRHVANAKDVNAVLGYMEQTGKVPEVSPIAPPEVSARDTAELMDPGDYFNIQVRQNLKQSYRGLFSARAQFYDNFNKFLSYKQAKETAKAGKLLDENYRLSVEMSEYKQVIFDILSPLTEQAEKELLADEPLKDQIMAMRKMSGTVQSIMNLYSRKHVLEGARIDVKMAELKKELEAAKKLPAVTGYDEEQKNYYSFLSSVESFMKDMQKARDKGAYSDADYNAMSEAYEYGLSVI from the coding sequence ATGAAGAAGAATATCTTATTGTTTGGAGCACTGATAGGTGCTTTCTTAATGGTTTCCTGTTCGGGAGGAAACAAGAAACAGGCTGCGTCCTCCGTCACTCCGGAGGAATTGGATAATGCCAGTAAAGTGATAAACTATTATCATACATCGCTCATCGTGTTGAGGCATGTAGCTAATGCAAAAGACGTAAATGCGGTCTTGGGATATATGGAACAGACAGGAAAAGTTCCTGAAGTATCTCCGATAGCACCGCCTGAAGTATCTGCCAGAGACACTGCGGAATTGATGGATCCGGGAGATTACTTTAATATACAAGTCCGTCAGAATCTGAAGCAGAGTTATAGAGGACTTTTCAGTGCACGGGCGCAATTCTATGATAATTTTAATAAGTTTCTCTCTTACAAGCAGGCCAAAGAGACAGCCAAGGCTGGCAAGCTCTTGGATGAAAACTATCGGCTAAGTGTAGAAATGTCCGAATATAAACAAGTGATTTTTGATATTCTAAGCCCTCTCACGGAACAGGCTGAAAAAGAACTTCTTGCCGACGAACCGTTGAAAGATCAAATCATGGCTATGCGTAAGATGTCCGGCACTGTGCAAAGCATAATGAATCTTTATTCTCGCAAACATGTACTGGAGGGTGCTCGCATTGATGTGAAGATGGCAGAATTGAAGAAAGAACTCGAAGCTGCAAAGAAACTTCCTGCTGTCACAGGCTATGATGAAGAGCAAAAGAATTATTATAGCTTCCTGTCTTCTGTGGAATCGTTTATGAAAGATATGCAGAAAGCAAGAGACAAAGGCGCATATTCCGATGCAGATTACAATGCGATGTCGGAAGCCTACGAATATGGACTTTCCGTTATCTAA
- a CDS encoding IS4 family transposase, which produces MFQDKYVFAQLASFLNRSKFNRIVAKYDGDKYVKHFTCWNQLLALMFGQLSNRESLRDLIVALEAHHSKCYHLGMGKNVSKSSLARANQDRDYHIFEEYAYYLVSEAREKRVTHIFKLGGNVYAFDSTTIDLCLSVFWWAKFRKKKGGIKVHTLYDIETQIPAFFHITEASVHDSKVMNEIPYEPGSYYIFDRGYNNFKMLYKIHQIEAYFVVRAKKNLGYKSIKWKRRLPKNVFSDASILLTGFYPKQYYPEPLRLVKYWDEEQEREFTFITNAMHISALQVAELYKNRWQVELFFKWLKQHLKIKRFWGTTENAVRIQIYAAICTYCLVAIIQHDMQLDRSTYEVLQILSISLTDKTHLRDLFDKTKFQNDKERFGPNGPSLFNF; this is translated from the coding sequence ATGTTCCAAGACAAATACGTTTTTGCTCAGTTGGCTTCGTTTCTGAATCGAAGTAAGTTTAACCGCATTGTTGCCAAGTATGATGGCGACAAATATGTGAAGCATTTCACCTGCTGGAATCAACTACTTGCTTTGATGTTCGGTCAACTTTCTAATCGTGAAAGTCTGCGAGATTTAATAGTTGCGCTTGAAGCCCATCATTCCAAATGTTATCATTTAGGAATGGGTAAAAACGTATCAAAGTCATCGCTGGCACGAGCAAATCAAGATAGGGACTATCATATCTTTGAAGAATACGCTTACTACCTAGTTAGCGAAGCACGAGAAAAGCGTGTTACTCATATTTTCAAACTTGGTGGCAACGTTTATGCTTTCGATTCGACAACTATTGACCTGTGCCTTTCAGTCTTTTGGTGGGCTAAATTCCGCAAGAAGAAAGGTGGTATCAAAGTGCATACATTATATGATATAGAAACACAGATACCTGCATTCTTTCATATCACGGAAGCATCCGTACACGATTCTAAAGTAATGAATGAGATTCCTTATGAACCAGGCTCTTATTACATCTTTGACCGCGGTTATAACAACTTCAAGATGCTGTATAAGATTCATCAGATTGAAGCCTACTTCGTTGTCAGAGCAAAAAAGAACCTCGGGTACAAATCCATCAAATGGAAACGTAGGCTGCCTAAGAATGTGTTTTCAGACGCGAGCATACTTCTAACTGGATTCTATCCTAAACAATATTATCCGGAGCCACTTAGATTGGTTAAATATTGGGATGAAGAACAAGAACGAGAATTTACATTCATAACCAATGCCATGCATATATCTGCACTTCAAGTTGCTGAACTTTATAAAAATCGTTGGCAGGTAGAGCTGTTTTTCAAGTGGCTAAAGCAGCACCTTAAAATCAAAAGATTTTGGGGGACTACAGAGAATGCTGTTCGAATACAGATATATGCTGCAATATGCACTTACTGTTTGGTGGCAATCATTCAACACGATATGCAACTGGATAGAAGTACATACGAAGTGCTACAAATATTGAGCATCTCATTGACTGATAAAACTCATCTGAGAGACCTCTTTGATAAAACTAAATTTCAAAATGACAAAGAACGATTCGGACCAAATGGGCCAAGTTTATTTAATTTTTAA
- a CDS encoding cupin domain-containing protein, whose amino-acid sequence MEQSFQKGVVLHLASLIEYTEGGVISKQLIKSPAGNITLFSFDKGEGLSEHRAPFDALVQVLEGVANITVNGTLFTVKAGESIVFPANAPHALTAVERFKMLLTMIKE is encoded by the coding sequence ATGGAACAATCATTTCAAAAAGGAGTTGTGCTCCATTTGGCTTCTCTCATTGAATATACTGAAGGAGGCGTTATCAGCAAACAGTTAATCAAAAGTCCGGCAGGAAATATCACTTTATTTTCTTTCGACAAAGGAGAAGGGTTAAGCGAACATCGTGCCCCGTTTGATGCGCTCGTGCAGGTATTGGAAGGGGTAGCGAATATTACTGTAAACGGAACTCTGTTCACCGTAAAAGCAGGAGAAAGTATCGTATTTCCGGCGAATGCGCCGCATGCCCTTACAGCAGTGGAGAGATTTAAGATGCTGTTGACTATGATTAAGGAATAA
- a CDS encoding DUF1848 domain-containing protein, whose translation MIISASRRTDIPAFYSQWFFNRIKEGYVLVPNPYHPKMISKISLSPAVVDCFVFWTKNPAPMLNQLEKLQDYNYYFQFTLNPYGEKLENHLPSIDKRMDTFKKLADKIGRERVIWRYDPILTNEEYNVSFHQEAFARIADGLKDHTAKCMLGFIDHYQHIRNSVRSFNIHPLTQEEIEEMAVSFKKTIDVYPDIQLDTCTVKVDLRHLGIPSGLCIDKDLIEKIIGYPILAQKDKNQRNICNCIESIDIGTYESCLNGCIYCYAIKGNYNTAVYNRRKHDKNSPLLIGHLSEDDIVKEREMKSLRDNQYSLF comes from the coding sequence ATGATAATCAGTGCCAGCCGCCGGACAGATATTCCGGCATTCTATTCCCAGTGGTTTTTCAACCGGATTAAAGAAGGATATGTATTAGTGCCCAATCCATATCATCCGAAAATGATTAGCAAGATCTCTCTATCTCCTGCTGTAGTAGATTGCTTTGTTTTCTGGACCAAGAACCCGGCACCTATGCTCAACCAACTGGAGAAATTGCAGGATTACAACTATTACTTCCAATTTACACTTAACCCCTACGGAGAAAAGCTGGAAAATCATTTGCCCTCCATCGATAAACGAATGGATACCTTTAAAAAGCTGGCTGATAAAATCGGCAGGGAAAGGGTGATCTGGAGATATGATCCGATACTGACGAACGAGGAATATAATGTTTCTTTCCACCAGGAAGCATTTGCCCGGATTGCCGACGGGCTCAAAGACCACACTGCCAAATGTATGCTGGGATTCATAGATCATTACCAGCATATCCGGAACTCTGTACGGTCATTCAACATCCATCCGCTAACTCAAGAGGAAATAGAAGAAATGGCTGTCTCCTTTAAAAAAACAATCGACGTTTATCCCGACATACAGCTGGATACTTGTACTGTAAAAGTGGATTTAAGACATTTAGGTATTCCGAGTGGCCTGTGTATTGATAAGGATCTGATAGAAAAGATCATCGGTTATCCTATCCTCGCCCAAAAGGATAAAAACCAGCGTAACATCTGCAACTGCATTGAAAGCATTGATATCGGAACTTATGAAAGTTGCCTGAACGGATGTATTTATTGTTATGCCATCAAAGGCAATTATAACACGGCAGTATATAATAGGAGGAAACATGATAAAAACTCACCGCTACTCATCGGCCATTTATCCGAAGATGATATCGTAAAGGAACGGGAGATGAAAAGCCTGCGGGATAACCAATATTCGTTGTTTTAA
- the hdhA gene encoding 7alpha-hydroxysteroid dehydrogenase gives MNRFENKVVVITGAAGGIGEATTRRIVSEGGKVVIADHSEKRAEQLANELTHTGADVRHVYFSATELQSCKELIDFSMNEYQRIDVLINNVGGTDPKRDLSIEKLDINYFDEVFHLNLCCTMYLSQQVIPIMTANGGGNIVNVASISGLTADANGTLYGASKAGVINLTKYIATQMGKKNIRCNAVAPGLVLTPAALDNLNEDVRNIFLGQCATPYLGEPEDVAATIAFLASNDARYITGQTIVVDGGLTVHNPTVALS, from the coding sequence ATGAACAGATTCGAAAATAAAGTAGTTGTCATCACCGGTGCCGCCGGTGGTATCGGCGAAGCAACCACACGCCGCATTGTCTCCGAAGGAGGCAAAGTAGTCATCGCTGACCATTCCGAGAAAAGAGCGGAGCAGCTTGCCAACGAACTCACGCACACAGGGGCTGACGTGCGTCATGTCTATTTCTCCGCCACCGAACTCCAGAGTTGCAAAGAATTGATTGATTTTTCCATGAATGAATATCAAAGAATAGACGTACTGATTAATAATGTAGGAGGAACTGATCCCAAACGTGACCTTAGCATCGAAAAGCTGGACATCAACTACTTTGACGAAGTATTCCATCTGAATCTCTGCTGCACGATGTATCTTTCCCAACAGGTCATTCCTATCATGACTGCCAATGGCGGCGGAAACATTGTCAACGTAGCTTCCATAAGCGGACTTACGGCTGATGCCAACGGCACTTTATACGGCGCCAGCAAAGCGGGTGTCATCAACCTGACGAAATATATCGCTACTCAAATGGGAAAGAAAAACATCCGTTGCAACGCCGTAGCTCCGGGACTGGTACTTACTCCCGCTGCATTGGACAACCTGAATGAGGATGTACGTAATATCTTCCTCGGTCAATGTGCCACTCCTTATCTGGGAGAACCGGAGGATGTTGCAGCTACCATCGCTTTTCTGGCTTCGAACGATGCCAGATACATCACCGGACAAACGATTGTGGTGGATGGCGGACTGACCGTTCATAATCCGACAGTGGCGTTATCATAA
- a CDS encoding TetR/AcrR family transcriptional regulator — protein MEKEITKNRQATEMTLIKAVNDIIEESGFEGLGINAVAAKAKVSKMLIYRYFNSLDGLIAAYIQQNDYWINFDEELPDQAHLAAFIKQIFKRQIMRLRENYTLKRLYRWELTTDNKFVKELRNKREEKGIWLVEAVIKLSKHPKKEIAAMASIITAAISYLALLEENCPVYNGLKIQQESGWEELEEGINLLVDLWLQKQL, from the coding sequence ATGGAAAAAGAGATTACTAAAAACAGACAGGCTACGGAAATGACCCTGATTAAAGCCGTCAACGACATCATTGAAGAAAGCGGCTTCGAGGGGTTGGGCATCAATGCGGTAGCAGCCAAGGCCAAAGTTTCAAAAATGCTTATCTACCGTTATTTCAATTCGCTGGATGGACTGATAGCAGCCTACATTCAGCAGAACGACTATTGGATTAATTTCGATGAAGAGTTACCGGATCAGGCTCATTTAGCCGCATTTATCAAGCAGATATTCAAAAGACAAATCATGCGGTTACGGGAGAATTATACATTGAAACGCCTGTATCGCTGGGAACTGACAACGGACAATAAGTTTGTGAAAGAGTTGCGCAACAAACGGGAAGAGAAAGGAATCTGGCTGGTAGAGGCAGTCATCAAACTTTCAAAACATCCGAAAAAAGAGATTGCCGCTATGGCTTCCATCATCACCGCAGCCATCAGTTATCTGGCATTGCTCGAAGAAAACTGCCCGGTCTACAACGGCCTCAAGATTCAGCAGGAAAGCGGCTGGGAGGAATTGGAAGAAGGCATCAATCTATTAGTAGACCTCTGGTTACAAAAACAACTCTAA
- the pncB gene encoding nicotinate phosphoribosyltransferase, protein MIVKTLLDTDLYKFTTSYAYIKLFPYAMGTFSFNDRNETQYTEDFLKALKTEIKNLSQLRFTEEELEYMTKNCRFLPRVYWEWLSSFRFDPNKIDIHLDEACHLHIEVTDLLYKVTLYEVPLLAIVSEIKNRFFGNVADMNEILCKLSEKIELSNQHQLRFSEFGTRRRFSIDVQETVIKKLNETAHYCTGTSNCNFAMKYGMKMMGTHPHEWFMFHGAQFGYKHANYMALENWVNVYDGDLGIALSDTYTSGIFLSNLSRKQAKLFDGVRCDSGNEFEFIDKLVARYKELGIDATTKTIVFSNALDFTKALDIQEYCQNKIRCSFGIGTNLTNDTGFEPSNIVMKLTQCKMNVNQEWRECIKLSDDEGKHTGSLEEVQACLYELRLN, encoded by the coding sequence ATGATTGTTAAGACATTACTAGATACCGATCTTTATAAGTTTACCACATCGTATGCTTATATCAAACTGTTTCCCTATGCAATGGGCACGTTTAGTTTCAACGACCGGAATGAAACTCAATATACCGAAGATTTCCTGAAGGCACTCAAGACAGAGATTAAGAATCTTAGTCAGTTGAGATTTACGGAAGAGGAGCTGGAATATATGACGAAAAACTGCAGATTCCTTCCGAGGGTCTATTGGGAGTGGTTATCTTCTTTTCGTTTCGACCCGAATAAGATTGATATTCATCTGGATGAAGCCTGTCATCTTCACATTGAGGTGACTGATTTGCTCTATAAAGTGACGCTGTATGAAGTGCCTTTGCTCGCGATTGTCTCTGAAATCAAAAACCGTTTCTTTGGCAATGTAGCAGACATGAACGAGATTCTTTGCAAGCTGTCAGAGAAAATAGAATTATCGAATCAACATCAGCTCCGCTTTTCCGAATTCGGCACACGGAGAAGATTCTCCATTGATGTGCAGGAAACGGTTATCAAGAAGCTGAATGAGACGGCACATTATTGCACCGGAACTTCCAACTGTAACTTTGCAATGAAATATGGAATGAAAATGATGGGGACTCATCCACATGAATGGTTTATGTTTCACGGAGCACAGTTCGGATATAAACATGCCAACTATATGGCACTCGAAAACTGGGTGAATGTTTATGACGGGGATTTGGGTATCGCACTTTCCGATACATATACTTCCGGTATCTTCCTTAGTAACCTTAGCCGCAAACAGGCTAAACTATTTGACGGAGTGCGTTGCGATTCCGGTAATGAGTTTGAGTTTATCGACAAGCTGGTTGCCCGTTATAAAGAGTTGGGAATTGATGCGACGACCAAAACCATCGTTTTCAGCAATGCCCTCGACTTTACAAAGGCATTGGATATTCAGGAATACTGCCAGAACAAAATACGCTGCTCTTTCGGAATCGGTACCAACCTTACCAATGATACCGGATTCGAGCCTTCGAACATCGTGATGAAACTGACACAATGTAAGATGAATGTCAATCAGGAATGGAGAGAATGTATCAAACTGTCTGATGATGAAGGAAAACATACCGGCAGCCTTGAAGAGGTACAGGCTTGCCTGTATGAGTTGAGACTCAACTAA
- a CDS encoding HigA family addiction module antitoxin: MSNLGYSFVPVHPGEIIKEELQSRGISQKRFAEVVGVSYTMLNDILNGRRPVSTDFALLIEAATDINAELLVNMQTRYNMQIARKDKNVMAHLENLRKICATLL; encoded by the coding sequence ATGTCTAATTTAGGGTATTCTTTTGTTCCAGTACATCCGGGAGAGATTATAAAAGAAGAATTACAATCTCGTGGAATATCGCAGAAACGATTTGCAGAGGTGGTAGGAGTGTCGTATACGATGCTGAATGATATATTGAATGGGCGTCGTCCTGTATCTACGGATTTTGCTTTGTTGATTGAAGCTGCTACCGATATAAATGCGGAGTTGCTGGTGAACATGCAGACGAGATATAATATGCAAATTGCCCGAAAGGATAAGAATGTGATGGCGCATTTGGAGAATTTACGGAAAATATGTGCAACATTGTTATAA
- a CDS encoding type II toxin-antitoxin system RelE/ParE family toxin, with amino-acid sequence MVIEFEKEYLSELYYEGKCSDKKHRFQPQVIRNYVKRIVILAEALNVEALYPLNSLNYEVLTGVKKGISSIRIDKQYRLEFKISTTDSEPIITICSIIDITNHYK; translated from the coding sequence ATGGTTATTGAGTTTGAAAAGGAATATCTTTCAGAACTTTATTATGAAGGTAAATGTAGCGATAAGAAGCATCGTTTTCAACCTCAAGTAATAAGGAATTATGTGAAGCGAATTGTCATTTTGGCTGAAGCGTTGAATGTAGAAGCACTTTATCCTTTGAATTCGTTGAATTATGAAGTCTTGACGGGAGTTAAAAAAGGTATTTCATCTATTCGGATCGATAAACAATATCGGCTGGAATTTAAAATATCGACTACGGATTCCGAACCCATCATAACTATTTGTTCTATAATCGACATAACGAATCATTATAAATAA
- a CDS encoding thioredoxin family protein: MKEKKIAREERNQEKLANGDWVMAEFYATWCPHCQRMKPVVEEFKKLMEGTLEVVLVDIDQEPALTDFYTVESTPTFILFRKGQQLWRQSGELPLERLERAVKGFKS; this comes from the coding sequence ATGAAAGAAAAGAAAATAGCTCGTGAAGAAAGAAATCAGGAGAAACTGGCTAACGGTGATTGGGTAATGGCAGAGTTTTATGCAACGTGGTGTCCTCATTGCCAACGTATGAAACCGGTTGTTGAAGAATTTAAGAAACTGATGGAAGGAACATTGGAAGTGGTATTGGTAGACATCGACCAGGAACCTGCCCTTACAGATTTCTATACGGTTGAGTCGACTCCTACCTTTATTCTTTTTAGAAAAGGACAACAGCTCTGGAGACAATCCGGCGAATTACCTCTGGAAAGACTGGAAAGAGCAGTGAAAGGATTCAAATCCTGA
- a CDS encoding pyridoxamine 5'-phosphate oxidase family protein, which yields MKYLNEPVRRQDRLLEEEKALRLLQTAEYGILSMQAVGGGGYGIPVNYVWDGARSIYIHCAPEGEKLRCISACERVSFCVVGATHLVPDKFTTGYESIVLTGTAHTGLSEAERMKALELLLDKLSPEDKVVGMKYAEKSFHRTEIIRLDIDNWSGKCKRV from the coding sequence ATGAAATATTTAAATGAACCCGTCAGGCGCCAGGATCGTCTGCTGGAAGAAGAAAAAGCTCTTCGTTTATTACAAACTGCAGAATACGGAATATTGTCGATGCAGGCAGTAGGAGGCGGCGGTTATGGAATTCCTGTCAATTATGTGTGGGATGGTGCTCGTTCTATTTATATTCATTGTGCACCCGAAGGAGAGAAACTGCGTTGTATCTCTGCTTGTGAGAGAGTTTCTTTTTGTGTGGTAGGAGCCACTCATCTTGTTCCCGACAAGTTTACGACGGGGTATGAGAGTATTGTACTGACAGGGACAGCCCATACTGGACTTTCGGAAGCCGAACGGATGAAGGCGCTTGAACTGCTGTTGGATAAACTCTCTCCGGAAGATAAAGTGGTAGGAATGAAGTATGCGGAGAAGTCTTTCCATCGCACGGAGATCATTCGTCTGGATATTGATAACTGGTCGGGCAAATGTAAACGGGTTTGA